Below is a genomic region from Prochlorococcus marinus str. MIT 0918.
AACAGAGTAACGCCTAATGTTTTAGCTCTACACCACAAATCATTTCTGAACTTACCAAAGTTTAAAACTACTCCTAAGGGCAAGTCAGAAGAAAAATTATGTTCTAAAGTATCAGGGCCAGTTATTTTCCAATTATTCCAATAAGAAGATACAGAATCTTTTATAAAAGAATATTTATCAATAGTTGAAATCGGCAATGCAGCACTGGAATAAGCATTATTGAAAGGATCATCTAATCTATCAATTAAGATAGACTTCATTCCATTTTTAGCTAAGAGAATTGATAAATATGCCCCTGCTGGTCCAGCACCTACAATTAAAACCGTCAAAATTTAAATTAAAACTAAAGTGATTCTGTATTTGAATTACCAACATAAATCGAATCTGACTTATCCCATCCAAATCTTTTCAATATAGTTTGAGTAATTTGATTTGGAGTTAAACCAAGTGCCTCTTTACTTTGCTGCGGGCTAGCATGATCAACTAATTTATCTGGTATACCTATTCTTAATGTTGAAACCTTTAAATCCTGATCTGCAAATGATTCAACAATAGCTGAGCCAAATCCTCCTAAAAGTGTTCCTTCTTCTATGGTAACGACTTTACCAATTCGTCTAGCTAATGGATGTATTAATGCTTGATCAAGAGGCCTTAAAAATCTCGCATTTACAACTGTTGAAGAAATACCAGATTTTTTAAGAATATTGGAAGTTTCTTTAGCGGAAGCAACCATTGCCCCATAAGCAATTATTAATAAATCATCACCTTCAGAAAGGACCTCTCCTCGACCTATTTTTAATGGCTCCCATCCTTCTTCCATTAAAGTCACCCCTTCACCAGGGCCTCTTGGAATCCGCAATGTACAGGGTCCGTCATGATGAAGGCATGTAACTAGCATTCTTTGAAGCTCTGCTTCATCTTTGGGTGCCATAACGGTAAAATTAGGTATAGATCTGAAATAGCTAATATCATATTGACCTTGATGAGTAGGGCCATCAGCACCAACAATCCCTGCTCTATCAAGAACAAAAGTAACTGGTAAGTTTTGGATACCAACATCATGTATTAATTGGTCAAAAGCTCTTTGCAAGAAAGTGCTGTAAATAGCACAAACAGGCCTTAATCCATCACATGCCATACCTGCTGCAAGGGTGACGGCATGTTGTTCTGCAATTCCAACATCTACATATTGATCTGGTATAGCCTTCTGAAGCAAATCAAGACCTGTCCCTGTGGCCATGGCTGCTGTAATCCCAATCACCTTGCTATTTTGCTCACATATTTTTACCAATGTCTGACCAAAGACTTTGCTATAACTAGGTGGTTTTGGGGTTTTTGAAGGAATGGATTTACCAGTAGTTAAATCAAATGCAGATTGTGCGTGATATCCAACTTGATCAGCTTCTGCGTAAGGATATCCCTTACCTTTAGTGGTAGCAACATGAACTAATACTGGACCACCAATACGATGTGCTGCTTGAAAAGTACGAACCATTTCAGATATATCATGACCATCTATTGGTCCCATATAAGTAAATCCTAATTCCTCAAATACAGCTCCTACTTTTGGAACAGCTAGTCGTTTTACACTTCCTGTCAATGATTTAATTTCTTGAGGTATATCCTTGCCTATAAAAGGAAAATTTTTCACACCTTCTTGAACACTATCGGAAAGAAATTGAATGGGGGGACTATGCCTCATTCGATTTAAATATGTAGAAAGTGCTCCAACTGGTGGAGAAATTGACATGTCATTATCATTTAGTACTACTAAAAAAGGAGTATTTGGAAGATGTCCGGCATGATTAATAGCTTCTAATGCCATTCCACCAGTAAGTGCTCCATCTCCAATTACAGCGACACATTTATAATTTTTTCCTAAACGGTCTCGAGCAAATGCCATCCCAAGTGCAGCAGATATTGAAGTACTTGCATGCCCAGCACCAAAATGATCAAATAAACTTTCTGAACGTTTCAAATATCCAGCTACTCCACCTTTTTGTCTTAAAGAATCAAAATTGGAATAGCGACCTGTAATTAATTTATGAGGATATGCTTGATGACCAACATCCCATACAATTTTATCCTCATCAAGATCTAAGGTTTGATAAAGGGCAAGTGTTAATTCAACTACTCCTAATCCTGGGCCTAAATGACCACCACTTGTAGAAACAACCTGAAGATGCCTTTCCCTAATCTGGCAAGCCATGTCTTCAAGTTGAGCTGTAGTCAAGCCATGGAGTTGATTAGGATGACTAACTTCGCTCAATCTCATAACCGTAGAAGTTATTTTCAATTAATCTACGGCCTTTTAATGCATTTCGAAAAGATTTTTACCTAACGAAAATGGAATGTAGAAAACAATTAACTAAAAAGCTGCCAGAATCTTAAAATGGAGGAGATTTTTCAAAAAATTCTTAAAGCACGAGTTTATGACGTTGCTAAAGAAACACCCCTAGAAAAAGCTAGGAATCTAAGTAATAAGTTGCAAAATAAAATCTGGTTTAAAAGGGAAGATCTACAACCAGTATTTTCTTTCAAACTAAGAGGTGCCTATAACAAAATGGTTAACTTAACTCAAGATGAAAGAAAAAAAGGGGTAATAGCATCAAGTGCTGGGAATCATGCACAAGGAGTAGCGTTAAGCGCCTCATATCTAAATTGTAGAGCTGTAATAGTAATGCCAATTACCACTCCACCTATGAAAATAAAGTCCGTTAAAGCCTTAAATGCTGAAATAATATTATATGGAGAAACATATGACGAAGCGTATTTAGAAGCTAAAAGAATAAGTAAAAAGGAGAAATTGATTTTTATTCACCCTTTTGATGATCCAGAAGTAATCGCCGGACAAGGGACTATTGGCATAGAAATTCTTCAACAAATAGATACCAAGCCTGATGCAATCTATATAGCTGTAGGCGGCGGCGGATTAATAGCTGGCGTAGCTACTTATATAAAGACACTTTGGCCTGATGTTCAAATAATTGGGGTTGAACCAGAAGATGCATCTGCAATGACAGATTCATTAAAAGCAGGAAAACGAATTGAATTATCAACTGTAGGGTTGTTCGCTGATGGTGTAGCTGTTAAAGAAGTAGGTGCATTAAATTTTGAATTAGCCAAAACTTATGTAGATAATATGATTACTGTAAATACAGATGAAACTTGTGCTGCAATTAAAGATTTTTTTGAAGATACTCGGTCTATCTTGGAACCTGCTGGAGCTCTATCAATAGCAGGATTGAAATCTGATGTGCATAATAGAAAATTAAATAGTAAGAATCTTATAGCTATAACTTGTGGAGCCAATATGAATTTTGAAAGGCTTAGATTTGTAGCTGAAAGATCAGTTCTAGGAGAAAAAAAAGAAGCAATGTTTGCAATTGAAATCCCAGAAGAAGCAGGATCTTTAAAAAGGTTTTGTGCAACTATAGGAAATAGAAATCTTACAGAGTTTAGTTACAGATTATCTATTGGAAATTCAGCAAATATATTTATGGGAATTGAAGTACAAAATGATGAAGATAGAGACTTAATAACAAAAAGACTTAATAAGTCAGGTTATAATTTAACTGATCTAAGTGATGACGAGTTTTCTAAATTACATTTACGTCATATGGTTGGCGGAAGACTTCCTATGTCATGTTTAAACAAATCATCTAAGGAATATAAGGAATTGCTTTATAGGTTTGAATTTCCCGAAAGACCTGGAGCATTAATGAAATTTCTCGAAGCAATGAAACCTGAGTGGAGCATAAGTATTTTTCACTATAGAAACCATGGGGCAGATATTGGGAGGATAGTTATTGGTGTATTAGTAAAAAAAGATGATCTTGCTAACTGGGAGAACTTTCTAAATGAAATAGGCTATAAAAATTGGGAAGAAACTAAAAACCCTGCTTATAAATTATTTTTAGGTGCGCAGATTGATTAATCAGGTTATTTTTAAAGTGAATTGCCAAAAGAGCTATCACTGATAAAGCAATCCCTAATCAAATTTCAGACGATATAAAAATATCTCTGCCTGCACGTATAGAGGCTGTTCTTTATTTGAAAGGTAAGCCTTTATCTTCAGATGAAATTTCCGACATCTTAAAGGAATCTAAATCACATATAGAAGAATCTATTTTTGCTCTTATTGCTGGGTATTCACAAAGAGACACTGCTCTTGAAATTAAAGATAAAAATGGAAAATATAGCCTTCAATTAAGACAAGGACTCGGAGAATTAGTACAAAACTTACTCCCCGTTGATATTTCCGGGGCAACTCTTAGAACACTTGCAACTATTGCTCTGAAAAAAAGAATCCTTCAATCTGATCTAGTTGAGCTAAGAGGTTCTGGTGCCTATGAACATATCAAAGAGCTTCTTGCAATAAATTTTATAGAAAGGAAGAGACAACGTGATGGTCGTTCTTTTTGGTTAACCCTCTCAGAAAAATTTCATCGGACATTCACTGTAATTCCTGATATAAAGGAGACAGATCCTAAAAAAGCTGCTTAAATTAGACCATAATTATCATTTTAAGGATGTCAACAGTCATCTCAAACATCTTTGGAGTATTAAGTCAAACAGTATCAATATATTCCTACATACTGATATTACGAGTCCTATTAACGTGGTTTCCTAATATAGATTGGTCCAATCCTATTTTGAGTAGCGTTAGTTCTATAACTGATCCATATCTAAACTTATTTAGGGGCATAATACCTGCTATAGGAGGGCTTGATATATCACCTATTCTTGCATTTATACTTTTAAATGTAGTTGAATCAATGCTACTTAATCTTCAATTTGCTGTAGTAAATAGTAATTTAATTAATAGCTTTGCATGAGAAATTAGGCCTCCTAATTTTACCTGTTATCTCCATCACCTGAAATAGCCCCCCTTTTAGACCTACTTGATAATTTTTCAATGTTTGTAATTGCCACATCCTCTAATTTAAAGCCCAGCTCACTTGATAATTGAGCTACATACCAAAGGACATCTCCTAATTCAAGTTTAATTTGAATCTTTTCATTTTCACCGAATACCCCATTTTTATCTCTAATGACCTTCTTAACCTTGTCTGCAACCTCACCAGATTCACCAGCAAGGCCTAGTGTTGGATAAATAGGATTATTTCCTACATCAGGATAACGAGCTGTTTCTCTAGATTTGTCTTGGTACTGATTAAGGTCCATGATAAGAAAGTAGAAAAGCTAAGAGGCAATCAAAGTGCACACAAGATGGTATTTTTCTGAAGAGCTAAGCTTCTTGAAATGAATATGATAGACCTAAAACGAAGAACAAAGATCGTTGCAACAATTGGTCCCGCAACAGAAAGTTCAGAAAAGATATCTGAACTTATTAAAGCAGGTGCAACTACTTTTAGATTGAATTTCTCACATGGAGATCATGATGAGCATTCTCAAAGGATAAAAACCATAAGAGAAGTTGCATCTGATCTTGATGTAAATATCGGAATTCTCCAAGATCTTCAGGGTCCTAAAATTCGTCTAGGAAGATTTAAAGATGGACCAATAAATTTAAAAAAGGGTGATATCTTTTACCTAACTTCCAAAGAAACTATATGCAATCAAGAAATAGCTAATGTTACCTATGAAAATTTAGTTCAAGAAATGACAACAGGGAAAAGAATTCTCTTTGATGATGGAAAAGTAGAAATGATAGTTGAAGAGATAGATTTAACTAACAATAAACTTAAATGTAAAGTTACCGTTGGAGGTATACTTTCAAATAATAAAGGTGTTAACTTTCCAGATGTTCAATTATCAATAAAGGCATTAACTGATAAAGATAGAAAAGATTTAGAATTTGGACTTTCTCAAGGAGTTGATTGGGTTGCCTTAAGTTTTGTAAGAGATCCTTCTGATATAAAAGAAATAAAACATTTAATTAAAAACCATGGTTACGAAACACCTGTTGTAGCAAAAATTGAAAAATTCGAAGCTATTGATCAAATTGATTCTATTCTTCAATTATGTGATGGAGTTATGGTTGCCAGAGGTGATTTAGGTGTTGAAATTGATGCTGAAGAAGTTCCATTACTACAAAAAGAACTAATTAAAAAATCTAATAGCCTTGGTATTCCAATAATTACAGCAACACAGATGTTAGATTCAATGGCATCAAGTCCTAGACCAACCAGAGCAGAAGTAAGTGATGTAGCTAATGCAATTCTTGATGGAACAGATGCAGTAATGCTTTCAAATGAAACTGCAGTAGGTGATTACCCTATAGAGGCTGTTGAAACAATGGTAAAAATAGCAAGAAGAATAGAAAGAGATTATCCACAGAGAGCAATAGAAAGTCACCTCCCAAGTACTATTCCTAATGCAATAAGTGCCGCTGTTAGTACTATTGCTAGACAATTAAATGCTGCTGCTATCCTCCCTTTAACAAAGAGTGGGGCTACTGCTCATAATGTAAGTAAATTCAGGCCTGCGACACCTGTTCTAGCAATTACTAATGAAATAACTGTTGCTAGAAGACTTCAACTTGTATGGGGAGTAATTCCATTAATGATAGATACTCAAGAAACCACCACTAAAACTTTTTCTTTAGCTATGAAATTAGCCATGAAAATGAAAATACTAAGCCCCAATGATTTGGTTGTTCAAACTGCTGGAACACTAACAGGTATAAGCGGTTCTACTGATTTAATTAAGGTAGGAATAGTTCCCGAGGAAATTGATATTAAAAAAGAGAAAAAAACTAATATTTGAATTTTTAATGGCAAGAAAAGTATCATTATCTGAAATCTTAATAATGTCTGTAAAGACATTAAAGTCTAATAAATTACGTAGTTCTTTGACTATGTTAGGAATAATAATTGGCAATGCATCTGTTATAACATTACTTGGGGTTGGTAAAGGAGCACAAAAATTAGCTACTAATCAGTTAAGTAATTTAGGTGCAAATGTACTTTTTGTTGTTCCAGGTAATAATGATACTAGAAGGAGAGGAGTAGCTTTTCCAAAGAATTTAACTTTAAAAGATGCTATTGCTATAAAAGAACAAGTTCCATCAGTAAAAGAAGTAGCACCCCAAATATCATCAAATGAAGTTATTCAATATCAATCAAAAAGTATTAGTTCTACAGTAATAGGAGTAACAAAAGAATTTCTTCCTGTTAGAAGTTTTGATATTGCGAATGGAAGATTTATTTCTGATGATGATATAAATGGAGCAAAGAATGTTGTTATTATTGGTCATGAATTAAATAACGATCTTTTTAACAATAAAAATTCCCTGGGCGATAAGATAAGAATAAAAGATCAGTCATTTGTAATAATTGGAATAATGGAACCTAAGGGAGCAGTATTTGGTAGTAATCAGGATAAAAACTTATACATTCCTTTATCAACTATGGTTAATCGTATATCTGGAAAAGATCCAACATATGGAATTAGTTTAAGCTTTATAAGTGTTCAAGCTACAAATTCAAAAGCAATAAATGCCGCTAAGTTTCAAATAACAAATCTATTAAGGCAAAGACATAATATTATTAAAGATGATGATTTTGCTGTAAGGTCTCAAAAGGATGCTTTAACAATAGTTTCAACAATTACAGGTGGTTTAACATTAATGCTTGCTGCAATAGGTGGTATTTCATTATTAGTTGGTGGGATAGGAATAATGAATATAATGTTAGTATCAGTAAGTGAAAGAACAGAAGAAATAGGTTTAAGAAAAGCTATTGGAGCAAGAGATTCTGATATTTTATTACAATTTCTAATAGAATCTCTTATTCTAGCAGTATTAGGTGGTGTGTTTGGCACATTTATAGGATTAGGATCAGTTAACCTGATTGCATTAGCAACTTCTTTGCCAGCAAACATTGAAATACGCGTAATCCTTTTTACTGTAAGTCTTTCTGGTTCTATTGGTTTAATCTTTGGAGTATTACCAGCACGAAGAGCTGCTAAATTAGATCCAATTGTTGCCTTGCGCAGCTTATAAGAATGCTTGATTAAATAATATTTTTAGTTCGCTAAAATATATTTATCAAAAAATTCCACGATATCGTTATATTTTCTCTTATGATAGTAAAGGCTTTAAGAGATTCATGAATCCAAAATTTAGATCAATAGCCTTATGGATAATTCCAATGGTTATAATAGTTCTTTTGACATGGCAAATCTTCAGTAATAGCAATAATAATTCAATAAATACCACCAATACCTCAGTAGCTGCAAGGAATACAGCTGTTTCTAAAATGAGTTATGGAAGATTTATTGATTATATAGACTCTGGGAAAGTAACATCCGTTGATATTTTTGAAGGTGGTAAAACAGCTGTAGTGGAAGCTGTTGAACCACAATTTGATAATAGAGTACAAAGAATAAGGGTAGATCTTCCAGGTTTAACCCCAGAATTGATCTCAAGGCTAAAGGAACAGTCAATTAGCTTTGATATTCATCCTCCCAAAGACCCTCCAAGTATTGGGTTTATTGGCAATCTTATATTTCCAGCTTTTTTAATCATTGGTCTTATTTTATTAGCAAGAAGATCTAGTTCAATGCCAGGTGGTCCTGGTCAGGCTATGCAATTTGGTAAAACTAAAGCCAGATTTGCAATGGAAGCAGAAACAGGAGTTAATTTTGATGATGTAGCTGGTGTAGAAGAAGCCAAGCAAGATTTACAGGAAGTTGTCACTTTTTTAAAACAACCTGAAAGGTTTACATCAGTTGGAGCAAAAA
It encodes:
- the scpB gene encoding SMC-Scp complex subunit ScpB → MSDDIKISLPARIEAVLYLKGKPLSSDEISDILKESKSHIEESIFALIAGYSQRDTALEIKDKNGKYSLQLRQGLGELVQNLLPVDISGATLRTLATIALKKRILQSDLVELRGSGAYEHIKELLAINFIERKRQRDGRSFWLTLSEKFHRTFTVIPDIKETDPKKAA
- the dxs gene encoding 1-deoxy-D-xylulose-5-phosphate synthase, with protein sequence MRLSEVSHPNQLHGLTTAQLEDMACQIRERHLQVVSTSGGHLGPGLGVVELTLALYQTLDLDEDKIVWDVGHQAYPHKLITGRYSNFDSLRQKGGVAGYLKRSESLFDHFGAGHASTSISAALGMAFARDRLGKNYKCVAVIGDGALTGGMALEAINHAGHLPNTPFLVVLNDNDMSISPPVGALSTYLNRMRHSPPIQFLSDSVQEGVKNFPFIGKDIPQEIKSLTGSVKRLAVPKVGAVFEELGFTYMGPIDGHDISEMVRTFQAAHRIGGPVLVHVATTKGKGYPYAEADQVGYHAQSAFDLTTGKSIPSKTPKPPSYSKVFGQTLVKICEQNSKVIGITAAMATGTGLDLLQKAIPDQYVDVGIAEQHAVTLAAGMACDGLRPVCAIYSTFLQRAFDQLIHDVGIQNLPVTFVLDRAGIVGADGPTHQGQYDISYFRSIPNFTVMAPKDEAELQRMLVTCLHHDGPCTLRIPRGPGEGVTLMEEGWEPLKIGRGEVLSEGDDLLIIAYGAMVASAKETSNILKKSGISSTVVNARFLRPLDQALIHPLARRIGKVVTIEEGTLLGGFGSAIVESFADQDLKVSTLRIGIPDKLVDHASPQQSKEALGLTPNQITQTILKRFGWDKSDSIYVGNSNTESL
- a CDS encoding nucleoside triphosphate pyrophosphohydrolase family protein; translation: MDLNQYQDKSRETARYPDVGNNPIYPTLGLAGESGEVADKVKKVIRDKNGVFGENEKIQIKLELGDVLWYVAQLSSELGFKLEDVAITNIEKLSSRSKRGAISGDGDNR
- the ilvA gene encoding threonine ammonia-lyase, biosynthetic, giving the protein MEEIFQKILKARVYDVAKETPLEKARNLSNKLQNKIWFKREDLQPVFSFKLRGAYNKMVNLTQDERKKGVIASSAGNHAQGVALSASYLNCRAVIVMPITTPPMKIKSVKALNAEIILYGETYDEAYLEAKRISKKEKLIFIHPFDDPEVIAGQGTIGIEILQQIDTKPDAIYIAVGGGGLIAGVATYIKTLWPDVQIIGVEPEDASAMTDSLKAGKRIELSTVGLFADGVAVKEVGALNFELAKTYVDNMITVNTDETCAAIKDFFEDTRSILEPAGALSIAGLKSDVHNRKLNSKNLIAITCGANMNFERLRFVAERSVLGEKKEAMFAIEIPEEAGSLKRFCATIGNRNLTEFSYRLSIGNSANIFMGIEVQNDEDRDLITKRLNKSGYNLTDLSDDEFSKLHLRHMVGGRLPMSCLNKSSKEYKELLYRFEFPERPGALMKFLEAMKPEWSISIFHYRNHGADIGRIVIGVLVKKDDLANWENFLNEIGYKNWEETKNPAYKLFLGAQID
- a CDS encoding YggT family protein, with the protein product MSTVISNIFGVLSQTVSIYSYILILRVLLTWFPNIDWSNPILSSVSSITDPYLNLFRGIIPAIGGLDISPILAFILLNVVESMLLNLQFAVVNSNLINSFA
- a CDS encoding ABC transporter permease, with protein sequence MARKVSLSEILIMSVKTLKSNKLRSSLTMLGIIIGNASVITLLGVGKGAQKLATNQLSNLGANVLFVVPGNNDTRRRGVAFPKNLTLKDAIAIKEQVPSVKEVAPQISSNEVIQYQSKSISSTVIGVTKEFLPVRSFDIANGRFISDDDINGAKNVVIIGHELNNDLFNNKNSLGDKIRIKDQSFVIIGIMEPKGAVFGSNQDKNLYIPLSTMVNRISGKDPTYGISLSFISVQATNSKAINAAKFQITNLLRQRHNIIKDDDFAVRSQKDALTIVSTITGGLTLMLAAIGGISLLVGGIGIMNIMLVSVSERTEEIGLRKAIGARDSDILLQFLIESLILAVLGGVFGTFIGLGSVNLIALATSLPANIEIRVILFTVSLSGSIGLIFGVLPARRAAKLDPIVALRSL